A segment of the uncultured Desulfobulbus sp. genome:
CAACAGCGAACTCTTTGGCTATGAACGCGGCGCCTTCACCGGGGCAACGGCCACCAAGGTCGGCCTGCTCGAATCAGCTGCCGGAGGCACAGTCTTTCTCGATGAAATCGGGGAGATGCCCCTGGGAATGCAGGTCAAACTCCTCCACGTGATCCAAGAGAGACGTATTCTCCGCGTTGGCGGCACCAAGCCCATTGAGCTAGATATTCGTATTATTGCCGCAACCAACAAGGATCTGAAACACGAGGTGGAAATGGGGACCTTTCGTGAGGACCTCTATTTCCGGCTCAACGTGGTCAACATTTCGCTGCCGCCCCTGGTCGAACGCAAGGAGGACATCCCCTTGCTGATCCGTTTTTTTATTGAAAAATACAGTCTCGCCTTCCACAAACAGGTGCAGGGAATCTCCCCCCAGGGACTGGATATTCTCTGCCAGTACAGTTTTCCAGGCAATGTGCGTGAATTGGAGAATATCATCGAACGGGCTGTCGCCCTGACTGAGAGTGAAGAGATTGGCCCGGCTGATCTTCCTAACGATCTCCAGGACCTTCAATTTGATACCCTGGAGGGAGATGGGCTCCCCACCCTCCAGGAAATGGAACGCCGTTACATCGCTAAGGTGCTGGCAAGTACAGAGTACAACAAGGGGTTGACCGCTCAGATTCTGGACATCCCCCGCACGACCCTCTGGCGTAAGGTCAAGGCGTATGGTTTAGAGTAACCTTCAATCTCACCCTTCTTTCGGCAAACGCACTGTCACCACCGGCACCGGGCTCATGCGCACAATTTTATTGGCCACAGAGCCCAGCAGCATATCGATAAAGGGCCCCTGTCCGTGGGCCCCCATAACCACCAGATCGTAGGCGCCATTTTTCAGTTCCTCAAGGATGCAGGCCGTTGCATCCCCCTGCAAGACCTTGATGGTTGCCTTGGCCACAGGGCAATCGGGGTCATCCAGGCGGCATTCGGCGGCCATCTCCTCCACCCGTTTGTGCGCCTTCACCTGGGCAGCCGTCATTGCGGTTGTATTGATATTTTCCCAAGTCGCCAGATCAAAATGGGTCGCAATATCTATCCCGGCGTTCTCGCTCATGATCTCCACCCAATCCGGGAGCACATGGATCATGGTCAGCTCGGCCTTGCAACTCTTTGCCAGGGAAACGGCATAACGCAGTGCATGACGCGCATTATCCGAGAGATCGGTGGCATATAAGATATGGTTCATTTCAGGAAGCATAGTGTTCTCCATCTGTGTAAAGAATATTATTTGGCTTCAGCTGGTTACGCTGCTGGCGCTGCCGCTGGTTCAGCTTGCGGCGCCGGACCAAAGAAACGATCGGTGAACTTGACGTACCAGGCCGCTGACTGCACCTGAATAATATAAGCCAGGGCCACGACCAGGGCTGCATCCGACCCTTGAGTTCCAAAGGCGTTAATCGCCACGGCTAAGGCAATAGAGAGGTTCCGCATAACGGTTCCATAGACCATGGCAATGGCATCACCACGGGGGAGAAGCATGCGGCCAAGCACTGTACTCAACATATAGTTGATCAGGTAGACGATGGCCAGCGGCACCAAAATCTGCACCAGCATCTGGGGAGCAGCCATAATGGTCTTGGCTTTGAGCGCCAGGGCAATAAAGACGATACCCAACACCCCCAGGGTGGACATGGCGGGAAATCGAGGGGCAAAACGCTGGGCAAAAGTTTTCTGTCCGTAACGGGAGATAAGGGTTCGCTGGGTGGCATAGCCAAGGGCCATCGGCAAAAAGACGATCAAGCCAATTTGCTTGAATACGGTGACCATATTCATGGAAACAGTGGCCCCCAGGAGTCCTTTGACATACAAGGGGGTCAAGAGTGAGCCCAATGTCAGCCCGATGACCGTCATCTTGACTGCAGCGGCCATATTCCCCTTGGCAAAACCGGTCCAGGAGATGGTCATACCGCTGGTGGGTACCAGACCAGCCAGCAGTAGCCCCAGCATCATATAGGGTTGCTCACGAAAAAACATCCAGCCAATACCAAAGGTTAAAAAAGGCACAACGGCAAAATTCACCAGCTGGGTGATGAGCTGGGCGCGCAGATTCCCTCCGGAGAACACCTCACGCACCTTCAAGGTCACCATCATGGGATAGACCATGAGAAAGGTGAAGGGGATGATTAAACTTTTAAGCCAGGCCATGTCTCCTACTGCTCCGGCAATAAAACCAAACACCATGACCGTGGGAATAGCTACCACCAGGTTTTTTGAAACCATCATTAAAATCTTCCACATGGATGCTCTCCTCTTGGGTTGACTCAATACAGCAGTATCTCTTCTTCTCAAATCCGTTAATCCGAGTGATCACTGCGTTGCTTCCCCATAACCTATCAAAAAACATACCAGTAGGTACAAAACCTACAAAGCAGACAATTACAAACAAAACACTCTATTATTTTAAATAGTTATAGAAAATAACCTGCTAAAATCAGACGATCCCCCTGGGACAGGAGTATTAAAAAAACTGTCAAAAAACACAACAGGTGTTAACATAGCAGTGCAACAACTGTTACATATTAAACAGGTGAAACATGCAGGAAGATGAGCTGAAGGCGTATTGGAAAATTGTGGTCGACACCATTCAGGAAGGGGTCATGATTGTTGATCTCAACGGCACCATAGTTGCTGTCAACCAGGCTCTAAGCGAGTTGACGGGATTTAAACCTGAAGAACTGATCGGAAAATCCTGTGCCACGCTCAATTGTGCCACCTGCCGTGCCAAGCGGGATGTGGAAGGGCATCACTGGTGTTCACTCTTTGACCAGGGGCGAATGAACAAGCAGCGTTGTGCTCTGGTTCGTAAGGATGGCCGCTACGTACAGGTACTTAAAAATGCCTCTGTATTGCGAGCCCAAAACGGCGAGGTCATAGGGGGCGTGGAGACGCTTACCGATATCAGTGATCTTCTCGAACGGGACACGGCCATCGAAGCCTTTCGCCGGGAACTCAGTGGCAAAGATACCTTTCATGGCATGGTCGGTCGTTCTGCAGCCATACAGCGAGTCTATGACCTGATTGACAACGCGGCTGATTCCGATGCCCCCTTAGCTATCTACGGTGAATCGGGCACGGGCAAAGAACTAGCAGCAAAAGCGGTACATGAACGGGGTAAACGGCGCAACAAGCCCTATCTCAAGGTCAACTGCGCTGCCCTCAATGAGGCGCTGCTGGAAAGTGAGCTCTTTGGCCATGTGCGGGGTGCCTTTACCGGTGCCCATCAGGGACGAACCGGTCGTTTTGAGGCGGCCAATAGGGGCAGTCTTTTTTTAGATGAGATCGGCGATCTGCCCATGCTCACCCAGGTAAAACTTTTACGGGTCCTCGAAGAAAAAACTATCGAACGGGTGGGGGATCATCAGTCAATTCCAGTAGACGTGCGCATCATCACGGCCACCAATCGCAACCTGGAAGCCATGGTGGCCGAGGGAACCTTTCGCCAGGACCTCTACTATCGCATCAATGTTATCCCGCTCACCATACCTCCGCTGCGGGAACGAATTGAAGATGTCCCCCTGCTGGCAGAATCGTTTTTTCGCACCCTGCAACTGAAAAGCGGTAAAGCCATACAAAGCATTTCCCGACAGGCCATGGACCTACTCATGGCCTACTCCTGGCCAGGCAATGTACGCGAACTTCGCTCCACCTTTGAGTATGCCTTTGTCACCTGTCAAAAAGACTCGATCGGCCCCGAAGACCTGCCAGCTAGCCTGGGGCTCCCCTCGAAGCGGGTCACGGGAATACACCAGCAATCATCCCTCACGCCGCGCCCCAAAAACAGCGATCAACGCAAAAAAGAGGCCCTGACCAGGGCCCTGCAGGAGGCGGAAGGAAACCAGAGCCGGGCGGCTGAACTCTTGGGTATATCCCGGGTCACGGTCTGGAATCAGATGAAACGCTTTGGACTCAAAGCGGTTCGTGAGGTCAAAGAGTAGCCTCATTGCTGCTCTCCAGCTCAAAGGGACCACCTCCCCTTACCGCGAAAGGAAAGGGGCAAAGCAAATAAGGTTAAGATTAAAGATCTCTCTCAGGCAGTCGGTTCACATTCCTCTGCTTCCTGCTTCTCTTCTTCTTGGATATGGGGGACCCGAATCTCAAACACCACCCCACCCTCAGCACGGTTTTCGCAGGTTATAGCCCTACAACGCAATTTACCAAAACACCGCTTGATTTAACCCATGCCTACCTGCTATCCTGTTCGAAACTCAAACAGGAGGTAAGCTATGTTGCCAGATATTCGTCAAAACGACTACTTGTATGCTATTCCGAAATTCGAGTTGGACAGAAGTGACGTAACTGGATTGCTCACTGAACTTAAAGGATTTCATGAACATTTTTCCGATTGTTTCCTTCGGAGTGAACTGCGAGATAACTTTTTTCGATACATGGCCGGACAATTCAGCCAACTTGAGCGTAAATCCATCGAACCCATTGCATTCGCGGTTGAAGGGGGCAAGGTCAGGGCAATGCAACGCTTCATATCCGATGCTCGCTGGGATGATGAGCGAATATTGGACAAATATCGTAGTCTAATTAATGAAGATATGGGGCACCCTGACGGCGCAATCGTTTTTGACGAAAGTGGTTTTGTGAAAAAAGGCAACGACTCTATTGGTGTTGCTCGGCAATACTGCGGCACCATCGGTAAGGTCGATAATTGTCAAGTCGGTGTTTTTGCCGCTTACACATCCCCCTATGGCTACGCTCTTGTTGATAAACGTCTTTATATACCTGAGCACTGGTTCGCGGACGAGCATTCCTTAAAACGAAAAAAATGTGATCTTCCCGATGAAATAACGTTTAAAACCAAACCACAATTGGCGGTTGAGATGCTTGGTGAGATTACCTCCAATCAGCAACTTCCATTTCGTTACATTCTTGCTGATTCTGTCTACGCAACCAATCCGGAGTTTATTGAGGCGGCAGAAGCCATTACAGGCGTGACTTACCTGGGGCAAGCACCAGAAAACACGCTCTGCTGGCCGAAGAAGCCGTCGGTCATCAAAAAAGAATACAAATATAAGGGCAAGCACCAGAGCAAAAAGGTCCTGGTAGACAGCACAAAAGAGCCGATCTCTTTCAAAACGCTCGCCTGTAGCATCAACGACTATTTTTGGTACCGAAGAAAGGTCTCTGAAGGGACCAAGGGCCCCATTGAGTATGAATTCACAAAACGACGGATCGTCCTTGCTCGCCAGGGGCTTCCCGTTAAGACCATCTGGCTGCTTATGCGAAGAACTTTGGAAAAAGATCCTCAATATTCGTATTTTATTTCAAATGCGCCGGTCAGTACCAAGCTGGAAAAATTTGTTTGGTTAAGCGGCCTGCGGTGGTCCATAGAGCAATGCTTTGAAGAAACCAAGACGGAACTGGGAATGGATCAATATGAGGTGAGAAAATTTCCAGGGTGGCACCACCATATTTTGACTTGCATGCTTGCTCATTATTTTCTCTGGCACCTCAAAATCAGATTGGGAAAAAAAAGCTCCAGCTATTACGCCATCGCAGCTTAGATTGCTACTTCGAGCAATCTTGCCGATGAGAACAATGAATATTGAAACAGCAATTTGGCTTATCCAATGGATTCAGCTTCGAAATCATCGGTCCTACCTTGCTCATAGGAGGAAGAGGATAAACGAACCTGATTCTAGGCGTTAAATTGCGTTGTAGGGATAGTCCCCTTATGGACATTGACAATCAGGTTATGGGCAAAGGCTAACCCCTGTCCGGTCCCTTTGCCGACCTTTTTGGTGGTAAAAAAGGGTTTAAATATCTCGTTTTTTTTCGACTCATCGACACCGGTCCCGTTATCCATAATCCAAAGAACTATCTCCCCCTGCCCTTCCTGGGTTCGAATTTCGATCACCCCCGGCCCGGAAGAGGCTGCCTGACGGTCTTCAATGGCATGGGCACAGTTAACAATGAGATTGATCAGCATCTGAATCCATGAATCGGGGTTACAGCGTACGGGAGCGAGCTTAGAGTCCAGATCGGTGGTCAGTTCGGCAACATATTTCCATTCATTTTTGGAAATTGTCACCGCATTTTCAATGGCCCTGTTGATGTTGGCAACCGTACTTGCCCCCTCACCGGGATGGCTCAGCTCTTTCATGGATTGGACAATCTTGATAATCTGGCGGATTCCCTGCAGCGTCTCCTCGAGACTGCTGGGTAACTCTTCCTGATAATAGCCGAGATCGTACTTCTCCCGCATGGCATCCAGTTTGTTTTTTGCCTGCGACCAATCAAACTCCTGGTTCGTCGAGCGCAGTTCTTCCTCATCTTTAAAATACGCAAAAATATCCTCTATGGCCTCTCCCCAAAAGGTAACATTGCTCTCAATGTACTGAATAGGTGTCCGTAGTT
Coding sequences within it:
- a CDS encoding sigma-54 dependent transcriptional regulator, coding for MSTLRLAIVDDEEIVCRRLGQALAKEDFAIESFIIGRSFVERMLQDPFDIVLLDMRLPDMDGLEILGRIKALRPETEVIIITGYKSVESAVEAIRKGAFHYIAKPVNLAEIRLLVNSVREKILMRLENQRLREVLKGDSGLTSIIGNSPAIQELFAMIRKVAPVDCNVLIQGGSGTGKALVARAIHQLSPKHDHPFVAFNCGGFTDELINSELFGYERGAFTGATATKVGLLESAAGGTVFLDEIGEMPLGMQVKLLHVIQERRILRVGGTKPIELDIRIIAATNKDLKHEVEMGTFREDLYFRLNVVNISLPPLVERKEDIPLLIRFFIEKYSLAFHKQVQGISPQGLDILCQYSFPGNVRELENIIERAVALTESEEIGPADLPNDLQDLQFDTLEGDGLPTLQEMERRYIAKVLASTEYNKGLTAQILDIPRTTLWRKVKAYGLE
- a CDS encoding universal stress protein, whose product is MLPEMNHILYATDLSDNARHALRYAVSLAKSCKAELTMIHVLPDWVEIMSENAGIDIATHFDLATWENINTTAMTAAQVKAHKRVEEMAAECRLDDPDCPVAKATIKVLQGDATACILEELKNGAYDLVVMGAHGQGPFIDMLLGSVANKIVRMSPVPVVTVRLPKEG
- a CDS encoding bile acid:sodium symporter, giving the protein MWKILMMVSKNLVVAIPTVMVFGFIAGAVGDMAWLKSLIIPFTFLMVYPMMVTLKVREVFSGGNLRAQLITQLVNFAVVPFLTFGIGWMFFREQPYMMLGLLLAGLVPTSGMTISWTGFAKGNMAAAVKMTVIGLTLGSLLTPLYVKGLLGATVSMNMVTVFKQIGLIVFLPMALGYATQRTLISRYGQKTFAQRFAPRFPAMSTLGVLGIVFIALALKAKTIMAAPQMLVQILVPLAIVYLINYMLSTVLGRMLLPRGDAIAMVYGTVMRNLSIALAVAINAFGTQGSDAALVVALAYIIQVQSAAWYVKFTDRFFGPAPQAEPAAAPAA
- a CDS encoding sigma 54-interacting transcriptional regulator encodes the protein MQEDELKAYWKIVVDTIQEGVMIVDLNGTIVAVNQALSELTGFKPEELIGKSCATLNCATCRAKRDVEGHHWCSLFDQGRMNKQRCALVRKDGRYVQVLKNASVLRAQNGEVIGGVETLTDISDLLERDTAIEAFRRELSGKDTFHGMVGRSAAIQRVYDLIDNAADSDAPLAIYGESGTGKELAAKAVHERGKRRNKPYLKVNCAALNEALLESELFGHVRGAFTGAHQGRTGRFEAANRGSLFLDEIGDLPMLTQVKLLRVLEEKTIERVGDHQSIPVDVRIITATNRNLEAMVAEGTFRQDLYYRINVIPLTIPPLRERIEDVPLLAESFFRTLQLKSGKAIQSISRQAMDLLMAYSWPGNVRELRSTFEYAFVTCQKDSIGPEDLPASLGLPSKRVTGIHQQSSLTPRPKNSDQRKKEALTRALQEAEGNQSRAAELLGISRVTVWNQMKRFGLKAVREVKE
- a CDS encoding IS701 family transposase, producing the protein MLPDIRQNDYLYAIPKFELDRSDVTGLLTELKGFHEHFSDCFLRSELRDNFFRYMAGQFSQLERKSIEPIAFAVEGGKVRAMQRFISDARWDDERILDKYRSLINEDMGHPDGAIVFDESGFVKKGNDSIGVARQYCGTIGKVDNCQVGVFAAYTSPYGYALVDKRLYIPEHWFADEHSLKRKKCDLPDEITFKTKPQLAVEMLGEITSNQQLPFRYILADSVYATNPEFIEAAEAITGVTYLGQAPENTLCWPKKPSVIKKEYKYKGKHQSKKVLVDSTKEPISFKTLACSINDYFWYRRKVSEGTKGPIEYEFTKRRIVLARQGLPVKTIWLLMRRTLEKDPQYSYFISNAPVSTKLEKFVWLSGLRWSIEQCFEETKTELGMDQYEVRKFPGWHHHILTCMLAHYFLWHLKIRLGKKSSSYYAIAA